A genomic window from Anthonomus grandis grandis chromosome 4, icAntGran1.3, whole genome shotgun sequence includes:
- the LOC126735148 gene encoding uncharacterized protein LOC126735148: protein MRAFALLLVVSVALAADPKAKNQKSTKRQVGYGSGLVNSYSFGSALNGGLGGSTLYGSAVSPAITSYGVVGAPNAIGYSAGNTLGYTAGHSYGLAAGSTFGAGLGYSAGTTYGSGLGYSAGPAVVSSSPAFVHHSAPAVVAVQHQPAQQVVHTRTVQVPVPVSHPVPVVKQVAVPYAVDRPVPVAVEKQVPVPVDRPVPYPVERTVPVTVEKQVNVPVPVDRPYPVHIEKQVPVPVDRPVPVHVPVAQPYPVHVEKKVPYPIEKPVVVTVERQVPVAVPYKVEVPVDKPYPVHIEKKVPYPVYVNKPYAVPVEKQVAVPYKVPVPVHVDRPFPVTVERKVPVVVEKPVPYAVEKKVPYAVHVDRPVPVTVEKQVPVAVDRPYPVTVEKQVQVPYPVEKVVTVERQVPVPVVAQPAVVSAYSAPAYGVSSYGLTGYSGLNSGLVSSGLSSGSGLSSSGFNSGSALVSSGLNSASGLSSSGFGSGSGLSSSGFSSGSGLASSVDSSLASLQAQVGQHGISSVNVDHDFAGQVASIQSGSGANYGKSSYGFGSSGSAGSYGNSGSVGSYGKSGFGSSFGSSSFGGSSSSFGSSSSFQTQPATLVKSFELNGSGSFGFDSNTIRLGRKATAEQKQKQKKN from the exons ATGAGGGCTTTC GCGTTACTTCTCGTCGTTTCCGTGGCGTTGGCTGCCGACCCAAAAGCCAAGAACCAAAAATCCACCAAACGTCAGGTTGGTTATGGATCTGGCTTGGTTAACTCTTACTCATTCGGTAGCGCACTCAACGGAGGTCTTGGAGGTTCAACTTTGTACGGAAGCGCCGTATCACCAGCCATCACCTCCTATGGAGTAGTGGGAGCTCCAAACGCCATCGGATACTCTGCTGGTAACACACTTGGATACACCGCTGGTCACTCATATGGATTGGCCGCTGGGTCTACCTTTGGAGCTGGTCTTGGATACAGTGCTGGTACCACTTATGGCTCCGGTCTTGGTTACTCCGCTGGTCCAGCTGTAGTATCTTCCTCTCCCGCTTTTGTTCATCATTCTGCTCCAGCTGTAGTTGCTGTTCAACACCAACCGGCTCAGCAGGTAGTTCACACCAGGACTGTCCAAGTGCCAGTGCCAGTGTCCCATCCAGTTCCTGTGGTGAAACAAGTGGCTGTTCCTTACGCTGTTGATCGTCCAGTGCCAGTGGCTGTAGAGAAGCAAGTACCCGTCCCAGTAGACAGACCAGTACCTTACCCAGTAGAACGTACTGTTCCTGTAACTGTTGAGAAACAAGTGAACGTACCTGTCCCAGTTGACCGTCCCTACCCAGTTCATATTGAAAAGCAAGTCCCTGTCCCAGTAGACCGTCCAGTGCCAGTACACGTACCAGTAGCTCAACCCTACCCAGTCCATGTCGAAAAGAAGGTCCCTTACCCAATTGAGAAGCCTGTGGTAGTCACCGTGGAACGTCAAGTGCCAGTAGCAGTACCATACAAAGTAGAAGTACCAGTTGACAAGCCATACCCCGTCCACATCGAAAAGAAGGTGCCATACCCAGTGTACGTCAACAAACCCTACGCTGTCCCAGTTGAAAAACAAGTTGCCGTACCATACAAAGTCCCAGTACCGGTCCATGTAGACCGTCCCTTCCCCGTAACGGTCGAAAGGAAAGTCCCAGTAGTCGTAGAAAAGCCAGTACCATACGCCGTAGAGAAGAAGGTGCCATACGCAGTACACGTAGACCGTCCAGTACCAGTAACTGTGGAAAAACAAGTTCCAGTAGCCGTAGACCGTCCCTACCCAGTCACAGTCGAGAAGCAAGTCCAAGTACCATACCCCGTTGAGAAGGTTGTCACTGTAGAGCGTCAAGTACCAGTCCCAGTCGTTGCTCAACCAGCTGTTGTGTCAGCTTACAGCGCTCCAGCCTACGGAGTCTCCTCTTATGGTCTCACCGGATACTCCGGACTTAACTCTGGATTAGTCTCATCCGGACTCAGCTCCGGTTCTGGACTCTCTTCCTCCGGATTCAACTCCGGCTCTGCACTCGTATCATCTGGACTCAACTCCGCTTCTGGACTCTCTTCTTCCGGATTCGGTTCCGGTTCTGGACTCTCTTCTTCCGGATTCAGTTCCGGTTCTGGACTAGCATCATCAGTTGACAGTAGCCTGGCGAGTCTTCAAGCCCAAGTAGGCCAACACGGCATCAGTTCGGTGAACGTCGACCACGACTTCGCCGGTCAGGTGGCCTCCATCCAATCAGGTTCCGGTGCCAACTACGGTAAATCATCTTACGGATTCGGTAGCTCTGGATCTGCTGGCAGTTACGGTAACTCTGGCTCTGTCGGTAGCTACGGTAAATCTGGATTCGGCTCGTCTTTTGGATCGAGCAGCTTCGGTGGATCCAGCAGCAGTTTCGGATCCTCTTCCAGTTTCCAGACTCAGCCCGCCACTTTGGTGAAGTCGTTCGAGTTGAATGGAAGCGGAAGTTTCGGTTTTGATTCGAACACCATCAGGTTGGGCAGGAAGGCGACGGCGGAACAGAAGCAGAAGCAGAAGAAGAATTAA